The DNA region GACAGGAATTCTATACGGTTGTTAAAAGGGTCTCGGAAGCTGAAACGAGACACATGAGGAATCGGTGTTTCTTCATTAATCTGAATCCCTTTATTAAGTAAATATTCTTTGACGGACTGGAGATCTTCAACTTCAAAGGCCGGATGGCTTTTGCTATTGTAACCATCACGATTTTCTACCCCAATATGTAATTCGATGTCTCCAACTTGATACCATAACCCGCCGTTCTTTTTAAGTGCGTCTGGTTTTTCAATTTCTTGAAATCCTAAGATGCCACTGTAAAACGCTCGGGCTTCATCTTCAGCTCCTACCGGTATACATATTTGAACATGGTCTAAACGTTTGACGTGAATATTCATAAAATTACCTCCTGCATATTTTCTCTTTATACGTTCTATTCGTACTAATGAACCAATTCCTATTTTAACATTTTTTTCTTTTTGACCTTATTTAATTTACACACTATTTCGACTTTTTACTTTCTGATTGTTTAAGTCAATGGCTAGTAAAAAGATACATAAACAAAAAAACAGAGCCGCAATACTTCGACTCTGTTTTAGCTAGCCTGGCAGCGTCCTACTCTCGCAGGGAAGACCCCCAACTACCATCGGCGCTGAGGAGCTTAACTTCCGTGTTCGGTATGGGAACGGGTGTGACCTCCTCGCCAT from Bacillus sp. (in: firmicutes) includes:
- a CDS encoding VOC family protein, which encodes MNIHVKRLDHVQICIPVGAEDEARAFYSGILGFQEIEKPDALKKNGGLWYQVGDIELHIGVENRDGYNSKSHPAFEVEDLQSVKEYLLNKGIQINEETPIPHVSRFSFRDPFNNRIEFLSKHHR